One Candidatus Paceibacterota bacterium genomic window carries:
- a CDS encoding PEP/pyruvate-binding domain-containing protein, translating into MTHTAPFSELNKGSVDKAGGKGASLGEMTQAGIPVPPGFVVLADAFERFIEETDINVEIDNILHEVDPQVMHTVENASEQIQGLIKEREMPDDLREEILSEFDKLGADFVAVRSSATAEDSSSDAWAGQLDSFLNTNRDTLLENVRNCWASLFTPRAIFYRFERFGDDTHTRKVSVAVVVQKMVNSECSGIAFSVHPVTQDYNQFIIEAGFGLGEAIVSGSVTPDSYVVEKKPRRIIDVNISTQTRGLYRVDDGGNEWKDISEPVASSQVLVEDQVTELSELILRVEDHYGFPCDIEWAFENGEFYIVQSRPITTLTAGQPELQKTIDSIKKHDFTLRSQYPMFPAAYFGPPANRYVDNPYLQNGEGPGLIFMLNEGVDVWIDETKKVIVKDTETIKKISNDCLESYRELKEYIEKNKVDDFLELDTFKELIGKITILYKPYSFFADENFETNDEQLLKGLPEIRLEVSEFVVNDVFPLLYKILTKASEKHSIPEDVITKATPLEIEDILSGKQVDIDKDRKIAIVFANGEVSYVTDQEEFTEIENYLKEQNKPGTENASSISGVSATAGKVSGKVIVLSALDYGNAGKVLGGQKDYVLVTPMTRPEIVQYMKNASAFVTDEGGITCHAAIVAREMQKPCIIGTKHATQILKDGDEVEVDADKGVVRKISKN; encoded by the coding sequence ATGACCCACACAGCGCCGTTTAGTGAGCTAAACAAAGGCAGTGTCGATAAAGCGGGCGGGAAAGGCGCGTCGCTCGGCGAGATGACACAGGCGGGTATTCCGGTACCGCCCGGTTTCGTGGTGCTTGCTGATGCGTTTGAGCGTTTTATCGAGGAGACTGATATCAATGTCGAGATCGACAATATTCTTCACGAAGTTGATCCGCAGGTAATGCACACTGTTGAAAATGCTTCCGAGCAGATACAGGGGCTGATCAAAGAGCGGGAAATGCCGGATGATCTGCGCGAGGAGATTCTCTCTGAATTCGACAAACTCGGTGCGGATTTTGTGGCGGTTCGTTCGTCAGCCACCGCCGAGGACTCATCGAGCGATGCCTGGGCCGGACAGCTGGATAGTTTTCTTAACACAAATCGGGATACGCTGCTTGAGAACGTTCGCAACTGTTGGGCGTCTCTTTTTACGCCTCGCGCTATCTTTTATCGCTTCGAACGCTTTGGCGATGATACGCATACGCGCAAAGTATCCGTGGCGGTGGTGGTGCAGAAAATGGTCAACTCAGAGTGCTCGGGCATTGCTTTCTCGGTCCATCCGGTTACTCAGGATTATAACCAGTTTATTATCGAGGCCGGCTTCGGACTCGGCGAGGCGATTGTTTCCGGTTCAGTTACACCTGATAGTTACGTGGTAGAAAAGAAGCCAAGAAGGATCATCGATGTTAACATCTCAACCCAGACAAGAGGGCTGTACCGAGTAGATGACGGCGGCAATGAATGGAAAGACATTAGTGAACCCGTTGCGTCTTCACAGGTTCTGGTGGAAGATCAGGTTACCGAGCTCTCGGAGCTTATTTTGCGCGTCGAAGATCACTACGGGTTCCCGTGTGATATTGAGTGGGCGTTTGAAAACGGCGAGTTCTATATTGTCCAAAGTAGGCCGATCACAACGTTGACAGCGGGACAGCCAGAATTACAGAAAACTATAGATTCCATAAAAAAGCATGACTTTACTCTTCGTTCTCAGTACCCGATGTTTCCAGCGGCCTATTTCGGCCCACCGGCCAATCGGTATGTAGACAACCCGTATTTACAGAACGGGGAAGGCCCCGGATTGATCTTCATGTTAAACGAAGGTGTTGATGTTTGGATCGATGAAACAAAAAAAGTAATAGTTAAAGATACGGAAACTATTAAGAAAATTAGTAATGACTGCCTCGAATCTTATCGTGAGCTGAAAGAATACATAGAAAAAAATAAAGTTGATGATTTTCTTGAGCTAGATACGTTTAAAGAACTTATAGGAAAAATAACCATCCTATATAAACCCTATAGCTTTTTTGCGGATGAAAACTTTGAAACGAATGACGAACAACTCCTAAAAGGGTTGCCGGAGATCCGATTAGAGGTATCAGAGTTCGTTGTTAACGATGTTTTTCCTCTTTTGTATAAAATATTAACCAAGGCATCTGAGAAACATTCTATTCCTGAGGATGTGATTACCAAAGCAACGCCTCTTGAAATAGAAGATATTTTGTCAGGCAAGCAAGTAGATATCGATAAAGATAGAAAAATAGCAATTGTCTTTGCTAACGGTGAGGTTTCTTACGTTACTGATCAAGAGGAGTTTACAGAAATAGAAAACTATCTAAAGGAGCAAAATAAACCGGGAACTGAGAACGCTTCTTCTATCTCGGGCGTTTCAGCAACAGCAGGAAAGGTGTCAGGGAAAGTTATTGTGTTAAGTGCGCTTGATTACGGCAATGCTGGTAAGGTTCTGGGTGGTCAAAAAGATTATGTCTTAGTTACCCCTATGACTCGGCCTGAGATAGTTCAGTACATGAAAAATGCTTCTGCCTTTGTGACTGATGAGGGTGGGATTACTTGCCACGCTGCTATTGTGGCTCGGGAGATGCAAAAACCATGCATTATCGGCACCAAACACGCCACACAAATCCTCAAAGACGGTGACGAGGTGGAGGTGGATGCGGACAAAGGAGTGGTCAGGAAAATATCTAAAAACTAG